In the genome of Candidatus Neomarinimicrobiota bacterium, the window AGATAAACCCCTTCATGGGCCGCCCGGTGAAGTCCATGGCCCTTACGTGGGGCTGGGCCAGGGCCTCCGCGTGCTCCTCATCGGCCAGCCGCACCATGAGGTCCTCGCCGGTGACGCCGCAGGTCATGTGGCCCCGGACCATGAAGGCAACGCCGCCGAACATCTTCTTCTCCACATACTCGGTCTCGCCCTCCAGCAG includes:
- a CDS encoding TfoX/Sxy family protein — translated: MAYDEGLAQRIRELLEGETEYVEKKMFGGVAFMVRGHMTCGVTGEDLMVRLADEEHAEALAQPHVRAMDFTGRPMKGFIYVDSEGTAEDEALGHWVGRALAYTRTRPPK